GGCGATACCCGGCAGGCCGAGATTGAGGTTGACCGCGATCTGGTGGGTACCGTTGGCGAGTTGCGCGGTCGCCGAGAGTAGATCGAGCGCGGCGAGATCGACACCCACTTTCGGCTGCTGGCCCACCGTCATGTCGGCGTAAGGACCCGCATCGATCAGGTCGCCCAGCGTCACCTTGGTGGTGATGCCCGACAGCGAGGACCCGACATTCGACAGCGCGCTGCTCGCGGTGCCGGTGACGCCGCTCGATTGCAGCGCTGCGATGATGTCCGTCACCTTCAGATTGGATTGCAGGAGCGAGTCGTAACTCACGCCGGTCAGGTTCGCGCGCGTCGCCAGCGCCGACATGAAATCGAACAGATTGACCTTGGCATCCGCCAGCGCCTGATAATCCATCGCCGAGAGCGACAGCGAGGTGCCGAGCATCTGGCCCAGCAACTGGTTGAGCAGCCCGCCGTTCAGCGAGGCGAGCCGCGAGCCGATCGCGAAGGTCGCAAGCTGCGTGGTTGTGGCAACCGATGTGACGCGCAGGTTCACGGTCGGATCGCCGGTCAGCACCTTGCCGAAGAACAGCGGCGTCCTGGTCTGCATGGTGACGCGCACGGCGTTGGCGGGCGCGGCTCCGGCGGTGAAGCGCTGCTGCGGCACGATCGACGTGTCCGCCTTGTAGACGCCGGTCTCGACAGCCACGAGCGAGTCCGGCGGAAAGTTATTCCTGGCCACGGTGGCCGCAGCAGCGCGAGGGGCACGGGTGATGTCGCTCGCCGCCACGATGGCGGCGAGGTCGGCCGCGCCTTGCGCGCGGCGCTTGTCGGTGAAGACCGAGCCGATATCGATGCCGAGCGCGGCACAGCCGGTCACCAGCAGCATGCAGGCGGCGGCGATGAAGGCGATGTTGCCGCGTTCGTCGGAAATGAATCTGCGGCCAAGATGGCGCGCGGATTTTCCAGGGCGCTTCATCAATAGCCTCCGCGCGGAATGGCAGCCGAGCGCACGATGACCGGCGGCGGCGCGGGCACGAAGGACGGCAGCGAATAGATGAACGTGCTGGAGGCGTCGTAGTTGACGGTAACGATGAACACATTGGGATCGGCGCCGGAGGTCGCCGCGTTCACCGACAGATGCGCGGGCGCGATCAGCGGATAGCTCGCGGCGTTCTGCGTGACATAGTTCGTGGCCAGCGACTTGCGCTCGGTCTCGTTGAGGCCCGCGACCGAGGTGCGCGCGGCTTCGGCGGCGAGTTGCTGCACGTCGTGAACCATCGCGAGATAGCCGCCGAACATCACGATGCCGAACACCAGCAGCATGAACACCGGCATCACCAATGCGAATTCGACGGCGGACGCGCCCGCATGCGCGCGGCGAAAATCCCGGAAGCGGTGGCGGCCCATTGTCATGGCGGCAGGATGCGCACACAACTTTTAACAGGTGGCAAAAGATATATACTATCTTGGGTAGTAACGATATGCCGTAGCGAATGCGCAGGACACCGGAGCCGAGCGATGCGCCCACCGTCGTTCCGCTCACTGTCCCCGCCTGATAGGGTCCCGGCCATCCGCCTGCCCGAGGGAAGGAAATCCGTCTTGAATATTCAGCAGTCCCGCTCCGCCTTGTCGCCGAACGATCTTGCCGCCTACTGGATGCCGTTTACCGCCAACCGCGCCTTCAAGCAGGCGCCGCGCATGCTCGCGGGCGCGAAGGACATGCACTACTTCACGACGGACGGACGGCGGATCATCGACGCGGCCTCGGGCATGTGGTGCTCGAACGCGGGCCATTGCCGCGAGCCGATCACGCAGGCGATCGCCAGGCAGGCGGCGACCATGGACTACTCACCGCCGTTCCAGTTCGGTCATCCGCAAGCATTCGAGCTTGCCAACCGCATCGCGGCGCTCGGCCCCGAAGGGCTCGACCATGTGTTCTTCTGCAACTCGGGATCGGAAGCGGTCGATACCGCGCTCAAGATCGCGCTCGCTTTTCACGCGACGCGCGGCGAGGCGGCGCGCACGCGGCTGATCGGGCGCGAGCGCGGCTATCACGGCGTCGGCTTCGGCGGCATTTCGGTCGGCGGCATGGTCAACAACCGCCGCCTGTTCGGCGCGCTGCTGAACGGCACCGATCACCTGCCCACGACCTACGACCGCGAGCATCAGGCTTTCTCGAAAGGCGAACCGGAATGGGGAGCCCACCTCGCCGACGAGCTTGAACGCATCGTCACGCTCCACGGCAAGGACACCATCGCCGCCGTCATCGTCGAGCCGATGGCGGGCTCGACCGGCGTGCTGGTCACGCCGAAGGGATACCTCCAGCGGCTGCGCACGATCTGCGACAAGCACGGCATTCTGTTGATCTTCGACGAGGTCATCACCGGCTTCGGCCGTCTCGGTTATGCCTTCGCCGCCGAACGCTACGGCGTAGTGCCCGACATGATCACCTTCGCCAAGGGCATCACCAACGGCGCGGTGCCGATGGGCGGCGTGCTGATCCGCAACGATATCCACGACGCCTTCATGAAGGGGCCGGAACACATCGTCGAACTGTTCCACGGCTACACTTACTCGGCGCACCCGCTGGCCTGCGCCGCCGGTCTGGCCACCCTCGACATCTACCGTGACGAGGATTTGTTCGCGCGCGCCCGCAAGCTGGAACCGCTGTTCGCAGACGCCGTGATGGGGCTGCGCAAGGAACCGAACGTCATCGACATCCGCACGGTCGGCCTCACGGCGGGCATCGACCTCGCGCCCAGGGACGGACAGGGCGGCCTGCGCGGCCTCACCGCGCTCGCCAACGGCTTCAACGAGCATGATCTGATGATCCGCGTGGCGGGGGATACGATTGCCCTGACGCCGCCCTTGATCATGAGCGAGGCCCAGATCGGCGAGATCATGGACAAGGTCGCCGCCGTCATCCGCTCGGTCGCCTGAGCGGCCGACCCTGCCCGCGCCCGGCCAACCGGCAGGACGCGGGCCGTTCCGGCTGCTCATCCGGCGGTGGAGAAACACCGGACAGCGCCCCGCAGAACTTCCCGGCGAATCGAACTTGATGCTAGAATCGGCCCCGCCGGGGGGATGGCTGGAGCATGGTTCGCGTATCGACGATTTTCATCGCCATCTGCATGGTGCTGATCGCGGCTTCGCTCGGCCTGATTCTGTATGCGATGACCGGCCTGAGCATGCGCGAATCCGCCCTCGTGGCACTGGCCGCGCTCGTCTGCCTCATCCTCTACAATGCCATCTCGGTGCGCATCCGCAGGGGCACCGGTGCCAGCGGCCAGATCGCGGACCTGTCGCGCGGCACCGCCGATCTCGCCCGGCAGGTCGCCGAGTACGGCCGCCGCATGGCGCTGATCGAATCGAGACTCGCCAGCGCGGACAATGTCGCGCAAGATCGCGCCCGCGCGGTGATGGGCGAGATCGGCGAACTCGGCGTCATGATCAAGCATCTCGCCGGATCGGTCGCGACCCATGACGAACTGCTGACCTCGGCCACAAGCCTGACGGCCGCGCACCATCCTTCGCAGCCCCAGATGACGGATGCCCCGCAGACCCAGCCTGTCGAGCCGGTCCACGCGGCCGAGCCGCCCGTGCCCGTCGCATTGCAGGCCGCCGCGGAAGCGATCTCGAATCTTCCGGACATGCTCGCCGCCATCAAGAGCGCGGCTGACGCCAATCGCATCGATCTCTATCTGCAACCGATCGTGTCGCTGCCCCAGCGCAAGGTGCGGTTCTACGAAGCCGTTTCCCGCCTGCGCGACGAGAAGGATCATGTCTTCACCGCGGGCCAGTTCATCGACATCGCCGAAGCGAGCGGCATAATCGGCCAGATCGACTACACCGTGCTGTTCCGCTGCGTTCAGGTGCTGCGCCGCCTGCAAGTGCGGACCAAGGACGTCGGCATGTTCTGCAACATCTCCGGCGCGACACTCGCAAGCCCCGACATTTTCGGCGAGTGCATCGCCTTTCTCGAAGCCAACCGCGCGCTCGCGCCTTCACTGGTGCTGGAATTCAAGCAGAGCGCGTTCCGCAGCCTCGGCCCCGTCGAGATCGAACATCTCGCCGCGCTGAAGCGGCTCGGCTTCCAGTTCTCGATCGACAACATCGCCGATCTCAAAATCGACGGCCGCGAACTGGCCGACCGCGGCGTGCGCTACATCAAGGTGCCCGCTCCGCTGCTGCTCGACCAGAAGGAGGCGGCAGCGTCCGACATCCACACCGCCGATCTGACGAGTCTGCTCACGCGGTTCGGCATCGACCTGATCGCGGAGAAGATCGAGGGCGAGCGTTCCGTGGCGGACCTGCTCGATTACGACGTGCGATTCGGACAGGGCTTTCTGTTCTCCGCGCCACGGCCGCTGCGTCCCGAAGCCGCGGTGCCCACTCCGGTCGCCGCGAGCCGCCAGTCCAAGGCCCCGCTTCCGCCGCCCGCCGAACCTGCCGCGATCGCGGCCCGCGCAGCAGCCGAGACGCGCCTGTCCGGCACCGCCGCGCTCGCACGGCGGATCGCGCAAAGCTAGATATCCATCCCAGAGAACCTTTCCTTCCTCGCCGCATCGTGGCAGGGGTTGGTCATGCACATATAATTGCGCCCGATCTTTCCCCGGACACGAATGATGAGCCCTCTCCGCTTCACCCCGCATTTGCGCGACCTCGTTCACGACACCGATGTTCTGATCAGCGACATCTGGGGCGTGGTCCATAACGGCGTGGCGGCGTTTCCCGACGCCTGCGGAGCCTTGCAGACATTTCGCAAGCAGGGCGGCATCGTGGTGATGCTGACGAATTCGCCGCGCCCGACGCCGGCCGTGCAGGAGCAGTTGCGCGAATTGCGCGTGCCGGACGATTGCTACGACGACATCGTCACCTCCGGCGATCTCACGCGCCACTACATCGCCGCACGGCCCGGCGAGCCGCTCTACCAGATCGGACCCGACCGCGACGGCCCCACCTTCGACGGCCTCGACGTCAGTTTCGCGCCGCTGGAGCGCGCCGATTATATCGTCTGCACCGGGCTGTTCGACGACGAAACCGAAACGGCGGAAGACTATCGCGAGATGCTACTCAAGGCTCTGAGCCGCAGGCTGCCGATGATCTGCGCCAATCCCGATATCATCGTCGAGCGCGGCCACAAGATCATCTATTGCGCGGGCGCGGTCGCCGAATTGTATCGCGAGATTGGCGGCGACGTGACCTTCTACGGCAAGCCGCATCTTCCCGCCTACCACCGGGCATTCGAGCTTGCCGCCGCTCGGCGCGGCGCGCCGACGCCCCTCAACCGGATGCTGGCGATCGGGGATTCGGTGCGCACCGATCTCGCGGGAGCGAACAATGCCGGCATCGCATGCGTGTTTGTGACGCGCGGCATCCATTCGGCGGACTTCACGGAAGCCCACGAGATCGATGCCGCGGCCGCGCAACGGCTGTTCGGCGGCACCAGGCCGCCTTTCGTGCTGATGCGGGATCTGCGCTGGTAAAAGCGGATCGCCAACAGGCCCAAAGCAAAATGCCCGGCGCGGGCCGGGCATTTCAGAAACAGTTTCGACGTTCGATCAATGCTTCCGATCGATGCTTAAGCGTTGTTGTCGGGGAACACCGCGTCGATCTTGGTCTTGAGCGTCGCCGCATTGAACGGCTTGACGATGTAGTTGTTCACGCCCGCTTTCTTCGCCGCGATCACGTTCTCGGTCTTGGATTCGGCGGTAATCATGATGAAGGGCGTGGTCGCGAGATTCGGATCGCCACGCACTTCCTTGAGAAGGTCGTAACCCGTCATCGGCTCCATGTTCCAGTCGGAGATCACGAGCCCGTACTTCTTGCCGCGCATCTTGGCGAGCGCGGCGGAGCCGTCGCTGGCGTCGTCGATGTTCTCAAAACCGAGTTGTTTCAAAAGATTTCTGATAATGCGGATCATGGTGTTGTAGTCATCCACCACCAACACCGGCATCGATAAGTCCATAGCCATCGCTCAGCTTCTCCCGAACGCCCAGCCCATGGGCGCGCTTCGTCTATATTCTATAGTGGCGCGATCCGGACCTTGCGGCCCATTCCAGCCTTGGGAGGAATTGCTAGCATCCCCGCTTAAACAGCCCGTTAATCCGCTCCATCGCCTTGACTTCATCCTCCCCACCCGGTCACTTCCAGCATCCCGTTCTCACCTGGCGTTATGATAAAAAATCCGTTTCAAATCATCCGCGACACCACTCCGCCCGCCGGCATTCCGCGCGGCGCGGTCATCGCGCTCGGCAATTTCGACGGCGTTCATCTGGGACACCGCACCGTGATCGCGGCGGCTCAGAAAATCGCGAAAAGCGCCGGGCAGAAGGCTTTTGCATTAAGTTTCGAGCCGCATCCGCGCAGCTTCTTCAATCCGGCCGCCGCGCATTTCCGCCTCACCAACGAACAGGCCAAGCTGCGCCTGCTGGCAGGCACCGGGCTCGACGGCGCGGTGGTGCTCGATTTCAACGCCGCCCGCGCCGCCACCAGCGCACAGGATTTCATTAACCAAGAACTCGTCGAGCGGCTCGGCGTGTCGGGAATCTCCGTCGGCGACGACTTTCATTTCGGCAAGGGCCGCAGCGGTTCGCCTGCGACCCTGGCCGAACAGGGCGAGCGCCTCGGCTTCAAGGTCCATATTCAATCGCATGTTGATCTGTCGGGGTTGCCGATTTCCTCCAGCGCCATTCGCGCCGCGCTCAAGGAAGGGCGTATCCGTGACGCCACCGCCATGCTCGGCGGGCCGTGGTTCGTCAGCGGCACCGTGATCCATGGCGAGAAGCGCGGCCGCGAGCTTGGCTATCCCACCGCCAACATCCGGCTCGATCCGCATGTCGATCTCAGGCACGGCATCTATGCGGTGCGTGTCGGTCTCGGCGGCGGCGCCGACCCGCAGCGCCTCGGCGGCGTCGCGAGCTACGGACGGCGGCCGACCTTCGACAACGGCCCGCCTCTGCTCGAGGTTTTCCTGTTCGACTTCAACGCCGACCTCTACGGCCAGACCCTCGACGTCGCCTTCATCGAATATCTGCGCGACGAGATGAAGTTCGACAATATCACGGCCCTGATCCGGCAGATGGACGATGACAGCCTGCGCGCCCGCGCCGTTCTGGAGGCCGCCCCGAGGGCGTTCCCAACGCTGGGCGAGGTGGACGAGTAGTGTCGTCATTCCGGGCAGAAAATGGCTCCGGGCCGCGGTAAACGGCTTTCCCCTTCTCCCCAAAACGCGCTATTCACCCCGGCATGACCGAGAAGCCCAAATCCGACGCCCCCGATTATTCCAAAACCCTCTATCTGCCGCAGACGGACTTCCCGATGCGCGCGGGCCTGCCGCAGCGCGAGCCGGACCTGCTGGCGCGCTGGAACGAGATCGGCCTGTACGAGCGGCTGCGCGAGCAATCCAAGGGCCGCCTGAAATTCGTGCTGCATGACGGCCCGCCCTACGCCAACGGCAACATCCATATCGGCCACGCGCTCAACAAGATCCTCAAGGACCTCGTGACCAAGAGCCAGCAGATGCTTGGCTTCGATTCCAATTACGTGCCGGGCTGGGACTGCCATGGCCTGCCGATCGAATGGAAGATCGAGGAAGGCTACCGCGCCAAGGGTAAGAACAAGGACGCGGTTCCGATCAACGAATTCCGCAAGGAGTGCCGGGCATTCGCGCAGAAATGGGTCGACATCCAGCGCGAGGAATTCAAGCGTCTCGGCGTGATCGGCGACTGGGCGCATCCCTACACCACCATGAACTTCGCCGCCGAAGCGCAGATCGCGCGCGAGATCATGAAATTCGCCGCCAACGGCCTCCTCTATCGCGGCTCCAAGCCGGTGATGTGGAGCGTGGTGGAGAAGACCGCGCTCGCGGAAGCGGAGGTCGAATACGAGGACCACATCTCCGATACGGTGTGGGTGAAGTTTCCGGTGAAGGCCGCGTTCGGCCGTCTCGCCAATGCCTCGGTGGTGATCTGGACCACGACGCCGTGGACGCTGCCGGGCAACCGCGCGATCTCGTTCTCCTCCAAGGTCGCCTATGGCCTCTACAAGGTCACCGACGCGCCCGCCGACAACTGGGCGAAGACCGGCGATCTTCTGATCCTCGCCGACAAGCTCGCGGAGGACGTGTTCAAGCAGGCGCGCGTCACCTCTTATGAGCGCACCTCGGATATCGACAGCGGCATTCTCGACGCGCTCGAATGCAGCCATCCGTTCAAGGGACTGGAAGGCGGTTACGAATTCACCGTGCCGCTGCTCGACGGCGATCATGTCACCGACGACACCGGCACCGGCTTCGTCCACACCGCCCCGAGCCATGGCCGCGAGGACTTCGACATCTGGATGGCGAACGCGCGCGACCTTGAGGCGCGCGGCATCTCCTCGGTCATCCCGTATACCGTCGATGCCGACAGCGCGCTGACCGCGCAGGCCCCGGGCTTCACCGGCAAGCGCGTGCTAACCGACAAGGGCGAGAAGGGCGACGCCAACGACGCCGTCATCAAGGCGCTGATCGAGCGCGGCGCGCTTTTGGCGCGCGGCCGTCTCAAGCATCAGTATCCGCATTCCTGGCGCTCGAAGAAGCCGGTGATCTATCGCAACACGCCGCAATGGTTCATCGCGATGGACAAGCCGATCACAGACGTGGCCAACCGAGCCGATGCAAAAGCCTTCATGGCTCAAATGATGGGCACTGGCGACACGCTCAGGCATCGAGCACTCGAAGCAATCAAGGATACGCAATGGGTTCCCGCACAAGGTGAGAACCGCATCACTGGCATGATCGAGGGCCGCCCGGACTGGGTGGTGTCGCGCCAGCGCGCCTGGGGCGTGCCGATCACCGTGTTCGTGCGCGAGAAGGGCGACGGCTCGGTCGAACCGCTGCGGGATGAGGCCGTCAACACCCGCATCGCCGAGGCTTTCGAGAGAGAGGGCGCCGATGCGTGGTACGCCGAGGGCGCGCGCGAACGTTTTCTCGGCAACCATGCCAGCGAAGACTGGAAGAAGGTCGACGACATTCTCGACGTCTGGTTCGATTCCGGCTCGACGCATGCGTTCGTGCTGGAAGACCCGGTGCATTTCCCCGGCCTCGCCGGCATCAGGCGCAAGGACGATGGCGGCAACGACACCGTGATGTATCTCGAGGGCAGCGACCAGCATCGCGGCTGGTTTCACTCCTCGCTGCTGGAAAGCTGCGGCACGCGCGACCGCGCCCCCTATGATATCGTTCTCACCCACGGCTTCACGCTCGACGAGCACGGCCGCAAGATGTCGAAGTCGCTCGGCAACACCACCGCGCCGCAGGACGTCATCAAGCAATCCGGCGCGGACATCCTGCGCCTGTGGGTCGCGCAGTCGGATTATTCCGACGATCTGCGGATCGGGCCTGAAATCCTCAAAGGCACCATTGAGACCTACCGCAAGCTGCGCAACACCATCCGCTGGATGCTGGGAAGCCTCGCGCACTTCCGCGATACGGACCGCATCAAGGCTGACGACATGCCCGAGCTTGAGCAACTGATGCTGCATCGGCTCTCCCAGATCGACGCCATCGTGCGCCAGGCCTATACCGAGTTCGACTACAAGACGGTGATCGCCGCATTGTCGCATTTCATGAACACCGAGCTGTCGGCGTTCTATTTCGACATCCGCAAGGACACGCTGTACTGCGACCCGCCGTCGTCGGTGGCGCGCAAGGCCTCGCTCACGGTGATCGACACCCTGTTCCGCAGCATCGTCACATGGCTCGCGCCGATCCTGTCCTTCACGGCGGAAGAAGCCTGGCTGTCGCGCTATCCCGATGCGCAGTCCGTGCACCTGGAGCCGTTCCAGAGCGTGCCTGCGGCATGGCGCGATGATATGCTGGCGCAAAAATGGGATGCGATCCGCGACGTGCGCCGCGTCGTCACCGGCGCGCTCGAAGTCGAGCGCGCGGCCAAGCGCATCGGCTCCTCGCTGGAAGCCTCGCCGCTGGTTTATGTGTCGGACATGGCGCTCTTGGGCATTCTCGCCGATGTCGATCTCGCGGAAGTATGCATCACCTCCAACGCGATGGTGACCAACGAGACCCCGCCCGCCGGTGCGTTCACACTCAACGATGTTCCGGGTGTCGCGGTCGTGGTCGAGAAGGCCGCGGGCAAGAAATGCGCGCGCTCGTGGAAAATTCTCCCGACCGTCGGCGACGATCCTGAATACCCCGATGTCACGCCGCGCGATGCGCGGGCGCTGCGCGAATGGAAGGCGCTGGGAGGGACTGCCTAGTGTGGTGGTTCAGAAGTTCGCTTCGTGTCCTCAGCGAGTCCTGCAAGCGAACTTCTGAAACCACACTGGAATTATAGATTGCCAGTGTCCTTTCGAATCCGAAGTTCGCTACGGAAGGCGCTGTAATATGAGGCGAACTTCGGATTCGGGACACTAGCCGATGTCGCCCCTGCTGCGCTCCGGTATCATCGCTGCCGTCGCCACGCTGATCGCCGATCAGGCCTCCAAGCTGTGGCTGCTGCATGTATTCGACATCGGCCGCCGCGGCATGGTGCAAGTGACATCGTTCTTCGACCTCGTGCTCGCCTGGAACACCGGCATCAGCTATGGCTGGCTTCAGGACATGGGCGCGACGGGCCAGACCCTGCTGATGGCCGGCAAGGCGGTTGCCATTGTGCTGCTGGCGATCTGGATGGCACGCTCGCAGACCCGTCTCGCGGTGATCGGCCTCGGCCTCATCATCGGCGGCGCGATCGGCAACGCCATCGACCGCATCGCCTACGGCGCGGTCGTGGACTTCGCCCTGTTCCACATCGCGATCGCGGGAAAAACCTATAGCTGGTATGTATTTAACCTTGCCGATGCGGCCATTGTTGCCGGTGTCGCCGCCCTGCTATATGACTCGCTCATCGCCCCAGCCGCCGCAAAAACGCCCCGATAAATGGCGATACAGGCAGCGGCCGGTGACGCTTAAGTGACTGTGCTATCGCCACATTTCCTGTCGAAAGCTGGACGGATCACGATGATTTCCTTGCGCTCCGATGACACCTTCGCCGCCAAGCCCGCCCTCTCCAAGGCCGCGCTGACGCGCCTGTTCCGGGTCACCGGCATCGCCTGCGCGCTGACGCTCGCCATTGCCGCCAGCGCCGCTTACGCCCAGGACGATGAAGAGCAGCAGCCGGAAATGAGCTTCGAACACAAGATGATCGACGGCCTGCTGCGCGGTCTCGGTGGCCAGTCCATGGAAGACAACAACAAGGGCATCGTGTACCGCGAACGCTCCCCCCTGGTGATCCCTTCCAAGCTCGACCTGCCGCCGCCGGCATCGTCGAAGACACCGACGGCCGCGAACTGGCCCAAGGATCCCGACGTGCAGGCCCGCAAGGAAGCCATCGCAGCCAGCAATCAGCCCGGCCCGGACTGGGATCAAGCCAAGCGGCCTCTGATGCCGAGCGAACTCGCCAAGCGGCCATCGTCCAAGAAAAGCTCGACCGCCCTCACGGACGACCGTCCGGGAATGGACAACTCCAATTACAATCTGTTGAGCCCGTCGCAACTCGGCTTCAAGAACAGCATGATGTCGGACCTGTTTGGCGGCGGTAAGGGAGAAACCGCGAAGTTCGTCAAGGAGCCCGAGCGCAGCGAACTGAGCCAGCCGCCGGCCGGCTATCAAACCCCGTCGCCGAATTATGCCTATGGCGCGGGTTCGATGGAAAGCAAGACCAAGACCGAATACAATCCGATCTTCGACAAGCGCAATTAAAGTAGCTTCTGCGGGCCTGCGGTCAGATCCGCACATTGATTTATCGTAAGCTTGCGCCACGCGCCATGATCCCGCCATCTGGACGGCCCAGTCAGGGTTGTTCTTCGTATTGTTTCGGAGTCGATATCGGATCATGCGCGATCTCAAAATCATTTCCCGGCGCGAGGCATTGTGCGGCATCGCGCTGACCGCGACCGCCCTGACCTCACCGTGGCCTGCTTTCGCGGATACCGCGCCTGCCTCGAACCAGCCCTCGACGTTCACCATCGCCAACGGCCTTCAGGTCGTGGTCATTCCCGACCATCGCACGCCGACCGTCACCCAGATGGTCTGGTACAAGGTCGGCTCGGCCGACGAGACGGCGGGCAAATCAGGCCTCGCGCATTTTCTCGAACACCTGATGTTCAAGGGCACCGCGAAGCATCCCGCCGGAGAATTCTCGCAGAGCGTGGTGCGCGTCGGCGGCAGCGAGAACGCCTTCACCTCGTATGATTACACCGGCTACTACCAGAGCGTGCCGCGCGACAAGCTCGCGCTGATGATGGATTTCGAATCCGACCGCATGACCGGGCTGATCCTCAAGGACGAAAACGTCCTGCCCGAGCGCGACGTCGTGCTGGAAGAATACAATATGCGCGTCGCCAACAGCCCTGACGCCCGGCTGACAGAACAGGTGATGGCGGCGCTCTATCTTAATCACCCCTACGGCCGCCCGGTGATCGGCTGGCACGCCGAGATCGAAAAGCTCGACCGCGAGGAAGCGCTCGACTTCTACCGCCGCCATTACGCCCCCAACAATGCGACGCTCGTGGTCGCGGGCGACATCACGGCGGAGGACCTGCGGCCCATGGTCGAGGCGACCTACGGCAAGGTCGCGTCACAACCGTCGATCCCCGCCAAACGCATCCGCCCGCAGGAGCCGCCGCCGGCGGGTCCGCGCACGGTGACGCTGGCCGATCCGCGCGCCGAGCAACCTAATCTGCGCAGGCTTTATCTCGTACCGTCGGCGGTCACGGCAGCCGCAGGTGAGAGCGAGGCGCTGGAAGTGCTCGCGCAACTGATGGGTGGCGGCATTAACGCCTATCTGTTCCGCACTCTCGCGGTGGACCAGAAAATCGCGGTGAGCGCCAGCGCCTGGTATCAAGGCACGGCAATCGACCCCACTCAGTTCGGCATCGCCGCTTCGCCGAAGCCCGGCATCACCTTCGACCAGATCGAGCAATCGATCGACAAGGTGATCGACAAGATCGCGCGAAACCCGGTACCCGCCGAAGACCTCGAGAGCGCCAAGACCCAGTTGATCGCGGAATCGGTCTACGCCCGCGACAGCCAGAGCACGATGGCGCGCTGGTACGGCGCAGCCATCACCGTCGGCCTCACCGTGGCGGACATTCAAAGCTGGCCGGATCGCATCCGCGCGGTCACGGCGGCGCAGGTCAGCGATGCCGCGAAGAAGTGGCTCGACAAAAAGCGCTCCGCGACGGGCTATCTCATCAAGGAAACGCCTTCGCGCGAGGAGAAACGCTCGTGAGAATCGCCTTGAAACACATCGTCCGGACGGCCGCACTCGGCGCGGCACTCCTTGGCTTCGGCCATGCGCCCGCGATGGCCGCCGCTAAAATCCAGCGCGTGGTCTCGCCCGGCGGCATCGAAGCCTGGCTGGTGCAGGATGCGACCGTGCCGCTGGTGGCCATGCAGTTCGCCTTTCGCGGCGGCAGCGCGCAGGACCCCACCGACAAACCCGGTGTCGCCCAGTTGATGGCCGACAATCTCGACGAGGGCGCCGGCGATCTCGATTCCAATGCCTATCACGAACGGCTGGAGCGCCACGCGATCCAGATGAACTTCACCGTGACGCGCGATTACATTCGCGGTTC
The nucleotide sequence above comes from [Pseudomonas] carboxydohydrogena. Encoded proteins:
- a CDS encoding bifunctional riboflavin kinase/FAD synthetase; protein product: MIKNPFQIIRDTTPPAGIPRGAVIALGNFDGVHLGHRTVIAAAQKIAKSAGQKAFALSFEPHPRSFFNPAAAHFRLTNEQAKLRLLAGTGLDGAVVLDFNAARAATSAQDFINQELVERLGVSGISVGDDFHFGKGRSGSPATLAEQGERLGFKVHIQSHVDLSGLPISSSAIRAALKEGRIRDATAMLGGPWFVSGTVIHGEKRGRELGYPTANIRLDPHVDLRHGIYAVRVGLGGGADPQRLGGVASYGRRPTFDNGPPLLEVFLFDFNADLYGQTLDVAFIEYLRDEMKFDNITALIRQMDDDSLRARAVLEAAPRAFPTLGEVDE
- a CDS encoding M16 family metallopeptidase; this encodes MRDLKIISRREALCGIALTATALTSPWPAFADTAPASNQPSTFTIANGLQVVVIPDHRTPTVTQMVWYKVGSADETAGKSGLAHFLEHLMFKGTAKHPAGEFSQSVVRVGGSENAFTSYDYTGYYQSVPRDKLALMMDFESDRMTGLILKDENVLPERDVVLEEYNMRVANSPDARLTEQVMAALYLNHPYGRPVIGWHAEIEKLDREEALDFYRRHYAPNNATLVVAGDITAEDLRPMVEATYGKVASQPSIPAKRIRPQEPPPAGPRTVTLADPRAEQPNLRRLYLVPSAVTAAAGESEALEVLAQLMGGGINAYLFRTLAVDQKIAVSASAWYQGTAIDPTQFGIAASPKPGITFDQIEQSIDKVIDKIARNPVPAEDLESAKTQLIAESVYARDSQSTMARWYGAAITVGLTVADIQSWPDRIRAVTAAQVSDAAKKWLDKKRSATGYLIKETPSREEKRS
- the ileS gene encoding isoleucine--tRNA ligase, coding for MTEKPKSDAPDYSKTLYLPQTDFPMRAGLPQREPDLLARWNEIGLYERLREQSKGRLKFVLHDGPPYANGNIHIGHALNKILKDLVTKSQQMLGFDSNYVPGWDCHGLPIEWKIEEGYRAKGKNKDAVPINEFRKECRAFAQKWVDIQREEFKRLGVIGDWAHPYTTMNFAAEAQIAREIMKFAANGLLYRGSKPVMWSVVEKTALAEAEVEYEDHISDTVWVKFPVKAAFGRLANASVVIWTTTPWTLPGNRAISFSSKVAYGLYKVTDAPADNWAKTGDLLILADKLAEDVFKQARVTSYERTSDIDSGILDALECSHPFKGLEGGYEFTVPLLDGDHVTDDTGTGFVHTAPSHGREDFDIWMANARDLEARGISSVIPYTVDADSALTAQAPGFTGKRVLTDKGEKGDANDAVIKALIERGALLARGRLKHQYPHSWRSKKPVIYRNTPQWFIAMDKPITDVANRADAKAFMAQMMGTGDTLRHRALEAIKDTQWVPAQGENRITGMIEGRPDWVVSRQRAWGVPITVFVREKGDGSVEPLRDEAVNTRIAEAFEREGADAWYAEGARERFLGNHASEDWKKVDDILDVWFDSGSTHAFVLEDPVHFPGLAGIRRKDDGGNDTVMYLEGSDQHRGWFHSSLLESCGTRDRAPYDIVLTHGFTLDEHGRKMSKSLGNTTAPQDVIKQSGADILRLWVAQSDYSDDLRIGPEILKGTIETYRKLRNTIRWMLGSLAHFRDTDRIKADDMPELEQLMLHRLSQIDAIVRQAYTEFDYKTVIAALSHFMNTELSAFYFDIRKDTLYCDPPSSVARKASLTVIDTLFRSIVTWLAPILSFTAEEAWLSRYPDAQSVHLEPFQSVPAAWRDDMLAQKWDAIRDVRRVVTGALEVERAAKRIGSSLEASPLVYVSDMALLGILADVDLAEVCITSNAMVTNETPPAGAFTLNDVPGVAVVVEKAAGKKCARSWKILPTVGDDPEYPDVTPRDARALREWKALGGTA
- the lspA gene encoding signal peptidase II, whose protein sequence is MSPLLRSGIIAAVATLIADQASKLWLLHVFDIGRRGMVQVTSFFDLVLAWNTGISYGWLQDMGATGQTLLMAGKAVAIVLLAIWMARSQTRLAVIGLGLIIGGAIGNAIDRIAYGAVVDFALFHIAIAGKTYSWYVFNLADAAIVAGVAALLYDSLIAPAAAKTPR